One Eurosta solidaginis isolate ZX-2024a chromosome 1, ASM4086904v1, whole genome shotgun sequence genomic window, agcaaactctttgtgttccaaggacccctctatttgctttacaatccaATGGAGAGCTGTTTCCGTCAATAGTGAGTTATTTAAACAGCCAATTTTTTTCGAGTACAAGTAGTTTGCATACGCTAACTTATCTTGAAAATGcggaaattcttaaaaaattgtGAATGAGTATGAAGACGTCAAAAGTTCCGAGTGGCGAAATGTGCAAACTTTTCCAAGAAATATTTAGTAGCAATCGCAAATCTTCAAGAGTGGGTTTAAGGCAACAACGATATCagcaaaaaaatttagtttaacattttgttatatacttttacaaaatagtatatttgttttgttaattAACTATTTGAATTCTTTCTATTTACAGAATTTGAAAGTACAACGAGACATCCCCCTCACCATCGACGTACAACAACAGCACATCCAATGGCACATCAGCACCTATCACAACCTATTTTGGAAGCTATAGCACTTGCAGCGAAATTACCATCATCATCTACATCGGCATCATCTCTGACAAAGCTCGAGCGTACAAATGCGATTATGGACAGTTTTGAAGATATTCCAGTTAGCGGTGAGCCAATATTTGAAAATACCACCGATCGTGAAGTGATAGCAGCAGTCGGTACAACTGCACGATTACATTGTCGTGTGCGAAATTTGGGTGATCGTGCCGTCTCGTGGATACGTAAACGTGACCTGCATATTCTTACTATCGGCATTATGACATATACGAATGATCAGCGATTTTTGGCGCGACACATCGATAACTCAGATGAATGGGTACTAAAAGTGGTATCGGTGCAACCACGAGATGCTGGTATTTACGAATGCCAAGTGTCGACAGAGCCAAAAATCAGTCAAGCGTATAAGCTTATGGTTGTGAGTAAGTATCGTGCAAAGTAAATATGAAGTGGAGGAAAGAATAAATTACACTAAGTATCGTCTAAATATGCTAATACACACGATTCCATAGCCCCACGTAATTTTGAGATTCTTCTTACCTTTTAAAAAGAGTTTTATGACTTTAGCATTTCCCTCGGGGCATAATTGAGAGAAAGGTATGCAGAACCACGCCACAAGGGGGTTTCTATCTCCTCAACTTGGGGTTTTCGGGGTATATGAGCTTATAGTGCAGCCAAAGGCAGTGGCTACCGAGCAACGGCCTATGTGTGTGACCTCAAAATTATTGTCAGATGTAAATTTCGGGAAACCTTGCGCGATATTTTGAAGAGCTGGATGAACTGAGCCCACATGGGACTACCAATAAACAATGGAAAACGGAGCTGGTTCTGGGGAATAcctttggtactttctgatagggatAAGTATCTGGGggattatattagacatttaatTGTCCTTTAGTATATATGTGAAGGATATGGTTAGGAAGGCCTCGATTGTGTCCCCTAAACTACTGCAGAGGGGCCAACGGTTAGCGTGGTGGACTCCCGGAAAGGGTAGTACACTGGGTTAATGAAATGGAAGTCAAACCGATATTGCGGTGGTCTGCTGCGATTACTTAACGCAGCAAGTTTTGCCAAAATAAAAGTGTCAGTACAACGCACAGTGATGTATCAGAGCCGCTCTTGTAACAACACTTGCATCGACACTGAAAGTCAAGCTGAACGTATATCCCTTGGATATTGCGGGCAGGACAGCTGCGGAACTGAAACAAAGCAACAAGAGTTCTCTTTGCTTGCACGCGACTCTATAGCAAAACATGGGGGCTATCTCTTAAAACTTCATACTTGTGACTCAATGTAGCTTTGAAGCCAAGAGTCACCTATGCTTCACTGCTTTGATGGCAGAAGACCACCGTGAGATATACGTCGTGCAAAAGCCTCTATAGGAAACGGGGTATCGATACACTGGTCTGATTAAAGAACGTAACAAAACTTGATGATGGAAGAACGTGAGCTGATACCTCTGGGGTAAACTCCAAAAGATCGATACCAATGGCTTGCTTCCAGGCTATTTTTTCTAGGCAGAAATCTATACACTAAAAGTTTGCAGGAGAGAATATCTACGAAGGAGGCTTATTCTCGAAGAGTGTACTGATTATGTTAGTCTGCGAGGCAGCCTTGCATGCTTCGAAGTCGTAAGgaattacttctaagctagtggatgaatgcataaATGATCTAAGAGCCTAAAACAGGTATACTTCCAACTTATTGATGTATGCAGAGAGAACTGACAAACTCTCACTTTATACTATACTGGATATTGTAGACCCAGGTATCACCTAAGTATGTTAAATATATCGGATACAGAAATCTGTCGCTTTTATGAGCTAGAGGATGAAAGACCAGTCTACGTTCTATGCCATTGCGCTGCTCCGACAAGGAAGAGACTTGCCTTTCTGACTTTTAATCCTCTCGTGATATAAAGTAAAAAGCCAGAAAGGTATTTAAAAGTCAGAAGAACCCCCACTTTCAGTAATGGGCTGAAACTTCAAACACAATAGGACTAATAAAAGGTCGAAGTGCATTGTTGGTCACTCTCTTTAGATTGAGTGGCTTGTAGCAATCTATCTGCCCTCACTATGATATAGAATACCACATGGAGGATAGTAAAATTGTCAGGAGGACTTTATAACTGATCAACTAGCGAATGATTCGAGAGAAGCGCAGTCGCAGTTCTATATTCTATCATTTGCTACAAAATAGCCCATGTCAGTTTCGAGGTCAGTTTTAGCACCATATTGTCGCACTCTTCGCATATAATATAAATAGCTGGCTATAGTAGGGAACAAAGCTTCCTTCGTTTCTTgaagattttttggactttctTATAATCCTGTCAAAATTACTTTGTAGGTTATTATCATAGCATTATTTGAGCTCAACTTTACACTAGAACACCGATAGACCTAAGAATATAATGGGCCTTATTTCTGCACTATATACCCAGCTTAAgagttagatagatagataagtTGTGCGGTTAAGCACTACGACCTATTTGTCTATTTTCCCCTCATTCTCTTCACAATACCTCGTACAAACCGAGTTCTCTGAAAAAATCCAGAATGGTTTTCGGTTTCAATGGGGTATGTGGCTACTTTCTAATTTTGGTGATCCTAGTATCCTAAGTCGTCctctcgcgactgcatcgcatTTCATTAGAatgtgttctgcagtctcatcttcACGATCACAGAATTAacagaggctactagacgatatacCTAGTTTATGCCTGTGGCGCTttagtgacctgtgagtatgcctATTAAAATTCTAAGGTTGCTTTTTGGGACATTAATCATAGCTTTATATCGCTTTGAGTTGTAACCTCTTATCAGTGTCTTTGCATGCCGAAATCCTGGACTTTCACGCCAGTGTTGTTCTTTGAGGCACGCCTCTTTTTGGCTGAACTCTTCTTTTATTGTGTGTGACCTTATCGGCATGATGAGTTCGGTTCCTATTGGCTGTTCGGCCGCCGCCAACCTTGCAAGCTCTTCCGCTTGCTCGTTACCATACACTCTCCTGTGTCCAGGTATCCAGGTTAAACGGATGGTGTTATTGACCCCtagactgtttaacctctctacgtactcaaggactgttgatgatttaatctcaactgaaaaTATTGCCCTGAGCGCAGCCTGGCTGTTGCTGAGTAAAGCGGTTGTCTCGtttgtatatccccgctgtaaatttatctctgcacatcGGCTTATGGCgaaaacttcggcttggaagatgcttggatattttccgagtggtagggacATTTTGGTACGGGGGGCAAAGATCCCCGCTCTTATGGCCTTAGGTGTCTTCGAGCCTCCCGTTTACTGTATTATAGTGTGTTTCTGGTGAAGTGTTTCAATCCTGTAAGTGTTCAACGTACACTTGTTCCCCACCTCTAGTTTGAAGCGCTTCTACAATTTAATTAGTTTCCTCGtgtcatctctgggaagttgggtgagtggaatctgctccttaAGCTTCTCTATGTTCCCTGAGTTGTAAGAATTGTAGCTGTTTCAGTTCAATTTGATCTCTAAGTACACTGCTTAAGCGCTCACTAATCTCTTTGAAAATATAATTCATTTTCACTCCGCTTTGTGTAGGAGCATCCAGATCTCTTGTAGCAGGCATTACATCATTCTGATAAGCGCTCCTCTCTCCCTCTCTGTACTATGTACACTAATTAACCTCACATATGCAATTAAATACTGCAAACCATTCTATTAGTGCTCATTTACTGCCAATCAAATGAGTTATCATGCTAACGCATTTTACCTACTCTTctatttatttttcgattttcctcttttcctcttCTTACCACACGAATTCGttttctttgtatattttttgcaattaacGTTGATTACGGCAATGAAATGTAATGCCAACGCAAACACCTTTACACTGCTGTCATTATTGGTAAATGTGCAAcaccgaaaacaacaacaacaacaacaactgtaacAAAAATAACCAACAAATCTCCCATCTACATTCGAGTGAATTTGGTTTCCTGACGCCATACGCACACTAACACAATTAAACAAATACATACCCTACGCATATGCGTTGAATGGTTATGATGATTGTAATTCTTTGCTCAATTTTCAATTTGCTACAACTTTACAATGTTTGGTTGCTTGGTTGTTGATGATAACGTTGATGATTTTGTTTGGTTACCTTTACCAcacattcacatacatatgtCCAGCTTCAAAGGCGCAAATTCTTTCGAATCGCGAACTTTTCATACAAAGTGGCAGCGACATTAATTTGACGTGCATTGCACCGCAAGCTCCTGGACCCTATGCGCACATGATGTGGTACAAGGACAGCGAATTAATTAACGATTCTACGCGCGGTGGTATACGCGTCATATCGGAGCAGCAAATGAAGACAAGCAATTTGGTGATATCACGCGTACTGCATCGCGATTCGGGGAATTACACATGCGCAGCAGATAATTCAAGTAAGTATTAAATGCAAATTACATATTAGGGTGTGTACAAAATATATTCTTTTATTGtagtatagtgaaaatattgttcaATATGTTCTTTTTATTTTGGTATAATGAAAATATTGTTCAGTACATCTAAAAATAAAGCCAGTTAAAATGTcagctttttatttttatgttcacTACTACTTTTAGTTTATCCATACAAATCGTAAAGCATAAGGACTCCCTCTATGAGAAACTAGAAAAGACATACGATGCCTGCCCCGCAATAACATAAAAAGCATGCTGTGCAACTTAGACTTCAGGGTGGACAACGAACTCGTCGCGGCTCGAAATATGGTAATATGCATTACCAACATGTAAAGATATACGAAACCAACTGGCTGTCTCCTGATGGAAGAACACGAGACCAAATCGTTCACGTCATGATAGACGGCGAAAAAAGTTCCAGTATACTGAATGTACGCACTCTTCAAGATCCAAATAACGACTCGTGCCACAACCTAGTGGCAGCCAAGTTGTGTGCACACCTCCGTGCAGCAAAGAAAGTGCACCCGCGGCAACGCGCGGTTAGTTGCAGCATTATCGTGAAGCAAAGAAAGAATAGAGACACCTATTTAGGAGGAAAAAAACGGGtaacagaaaggcgtgagtgcaaaGTGCTTCAGATACTGGCTCAAAAATCACTAAAAACTACGGCAGATGAAATAAGGTTTCAACAGCTGGGCAGATTCTTATAGGAATGACAATTGCGACCTGGTAACTCACCTACAGAGTGTGCTTGATTtgggaagaaaaaaaatattctttattgctaGCGAACGAGAGGGAAGATGTAGCCGCTTCCTTAACCGCCGACGATGAAAAACACGTGCCAATACCCGAGAGAggtttgatggtgctttgcccaaTCCGCGAGGAAACAGGGAAAGCTGCCGTTACTTGTTACGAAACGTCCTACATCTACTAAGCACTTAAGTGCCCGTTAATGGTGATTATGACACAAATCGTATGGGGATATGATTTCCTGTTATTGGAAGTCGAATTTTAAGCTTAAATAAGTACTAAACGAGCAAATTTAGCAAGAAATCCCGTCTTACCTTTTTTATTTGGCTTTACGCATTTAAATACCAACATTTTTAACTACTGATTTTCTTGCTAAGTTTAAGGGATGTGATACACTTTTTGGAAAAACTCCAAAATGCCCAATCCGATTTGTGCGAGGTATGTAAAGTCGCGATGAGGCAccagtaaacaaataaaaaaagggttgaaatttttatttatttttcgattgTCGTGAACATTACCTTTACTACTcctaaagaaaaaaacataggttTTCTGGTTCACCCTAAAATATATACACCTTAGCATATTAAAAAACCTCTCCCATTTTAAATACCTTTCATCAATTTTATCTGTTATCTTTTGTCAGCTACTTGTGCGATTAAATTATATAATCACATACACTGGTGGCaaattttatttgcaattaaataTAGCTGTAACGAATTCTTGGGATTATTGATATTAtgcatcttctgctaacgttcgaatcgctgaactgtcgaataaataactccaatattcagtattgcaaacttgtctttatttagattacattgggagtacttcacaattatacttcacttcacaactaatagcgtgcttaaatcaaactgattcgtcattcCTCGGCTTGCGCTGctcttatactctctgttgcctcgtccgcatatttctcctaaggtctagctagacctttcaccttctagaactgttgtatctactgcttggtaatttagttatatacgtgtgtatgtgcGAGTAAGAACTTCTTCTCTTAGCCGAtggctacatgtgtgtatgtgaaatatctcttcacttcgagctgctggtaaTGTGTGTGCAGGT contains:
- the dpr5 gene encoding lachesin isoform X1, translating into MLLEYAMMLLVFGLTTNVKRSQIEALEFESTTRHPPHHRRTTTAHPMAHQHLSQPILEAIALAAKLPSSSTSASSLTKLERTNAIMDSFEDIPVSGEPIFENTTDREVIAAVGTTARLHCRVRNLGDRAVSWIRKRDLHILTIGIMTYTNDQRFLARHIDNSDEWVLKVVSVQPRDAGIYECQVSTEPKISQAYKLMVVTSKAQILSNRELFIQSGSDINLTCIAPQAPGPYAHMMWYKDSELINDSTRGGIRVISEQQMKTSNLVISRVLHRDSGNYTCAADNSNSDSVFVHIIKSEQHAAMQHELATRMQTPRLLLVLLTFFYLFTEYSIK
- the dpr5 gene encoding lachesin isoform X2 — protein: MLLEYAMMLLVFGLTTNVKRSQIEALEFESTTRHPPHHRRTTTAHPMAHQHLSQPILEAIALAAKLPSSSTSASSLTKLERTNAIMDSFEDIPVSGEPIFENTTDREVIAAVGTTARLHCRVRNLGDRAVSWIRKRDLHILTIGIMTYTNDQRFLARHIDNSDEWVLKVVSVQPRDAGIYECQVSTEPKISQAYKLMVVTSKAQILSNRELFIQSGSDINLTCIAPQAPGPYAHMMWYKDSELINDSTRGGIRVISEQQMKTSNLVISRVLHRDSGNYTCAADNSNSDSVFVHIIKSEQHAAMQHELATRMQTPRLLLVLLTFFYVS